In Paroedura picta isolate Pp20150507F chromosome 12, Ppicta_v3.0, whole genome shotgun sequence, one DNA window encodes the following:
- the ST14 gene encoding suppressor of tumorigenicity 14 protein, protein MKDYRLSGDGKMTPYHPPAGGAGLKYSNKKEDMNGLEEGVEFLPTMNTEKLEKRDPKQYVKVAAIFVICLVAALVVGLLVWHFKYKNAPVQKLYNGHLRLTGSRFIDAYENSSSSEFAILAGKVKKMVIDIYKNNPDVGKFHKETVITSFSEGSIIAYYWSEFSVPKLQMDALDKAMTNIQASNQGEMLKSRNPDLKVDTIVAFSTNLDTIKASRDSRCKYALHAKEGVVTSFASPGFPNSPYPSNARCQWELRADADAVISLTFTTMDLEPCRSGGDSVVVYDSLSAVEPQVMVKLCGSYSLSYNLTFVSSQNVMLVMLITNSEGRNPGFRAEFFQMPKMRTCGGTLRGTAGNFSTPYFPGHYPPKMNCTWNIEVPSDKNVKVRFYNFFLAEPGVPLDSCTKDYVEVNNVKLCGTKNQVFVVSSHTNKIAVHFHSDLSFVDNGFLAEFVAYNSRDPCPGQFTCKTGRCIELKRRCDGWNDCPDGSDELNCNCTEKQFRCNNGWCKPKFWVCDGVNDCGDMSDELQCQCPDNNFKCSNGKCISESKKCDGKDDCGDGSDEGECSSVVTVPCQEYTYKCRNNLCVSKKNPECDGVQDCQDNSDEDNCDCGTRSFTKKSRIVGGTDAEAGEWPWQVSLHASNEGHACGASVISQKWLVTAAHCFQDKNLERYSDPKRWTAFMGLLSQQDTGSPNVQKRGIKRAIQHPAFNDFIYDYDIAVAELDSPITFTKYVQPICLPDTSHDYPAGKVIHVTGWGATQEEGPGAVILQKAEIRVINQTVCRPLLTSPLTSRMICVGVLEGGVDACQGDSGGPLTSTEANNKMFLAGLVSWGEGCARRNKPGAYTRVPLFRNWIRETTGV, encoded by the exons ATGAAGGACTACCGGCTCTCCGGCGACGGGAAAATGACCCCTTACCATCCCCCGGCGGGAGGCGCCGGCCTCAAGTACAGCAACAAGAAAGAG gaCATGAACGGCCTGGAGGAAGGCGTGGAGTTTCTCCCCACCATGAACACCGAGAAGCTGGAGAAGCGGGACCCAAAGCAGTATGTGAAGGTGGCCGCCATCTTTGTGATCTGCCTGGTTGCTGCCTTGGTGGTGGGGCTCCTCGTCTGGCACTTCAAAT ACAAGAATGCCCCTGTGCAGAAGCTGTACAACGGCCACCTTAGGCTCACCGGCTCTCGCTTCATCGACGCTTACGAGAATTCCAGCTCCTCGGAATTCGCTATCCTTGCTGGGAAAGTAAAGAAAATG GTTATAGATATCTATAAGAACAATCCGGACGTTGGCAAGTTCCACAAGGAGACTGTGATCACctcattcag CGAGGGCAGCATTATTGCTTACTACTGGTCAGAATTCAGCGTACCTAAACTCCAAATGGACGCCCTTGACAAGGCCATGACAAACATCCAGGCTTCGAACCAAGGAGAGATGCTGAAGTCGAGAAACCCTGACTTGAAAGTCGATACAATCGTTGCTTTCT CTACCAATCTTGACACAATTAAGGCTTCGCGGGACA GCCGCTGCAAGTACGCCTTGCACGCCAAAGAAGGAGTGGTCACCAGCTTCGCCTCGCCTGgcttccccaacagcccttacccatCCAACGCCCGGTGCCAGTGGGAGCTGAGAGCAGACGCAGACGCCGTCATCAGCCTGACCTTCACGACAATGGACCTGGAGCCATGCCGGTCTGGGGGTGACTCCGTTGTGGTGTACGACTCCCTTAGTGCCGTGGAACCCCAAGTAATGGTGAA GCTATGCGGCAGCTACAGTCTCTCCTACAACCTGACCTTCGTCTCCTCGCAAAACGTGATGCTGGTCATGCTGATCACAAACAGCGAGGGGAGAAACCCCGGATTCAGGGCGGAGTTCTTCCAGATGCCCAAGATGAGAA CCTGCGGTGGAACCCTGAGAGGGACTgcaggaaacttcagcactccgTATTTCCCAGGCCACTACCCCCCTAAGATGAACTGCACTTGGAACATCGAG GTTCCCAGTGACAAGAATGTGAAGGTGCGTTTCTACAATTTCTTCCTTGCGGAGCCCGGCGTCCCACTGGATTCCTGCACCAAGGACTACGTGGAAGTCAACAATGTAAA gcTCTGTGGGACAAAAAACCAGGTGTTTGTGGTATCGAGTCACACTAACAAAATTGCCGTCCATTTCCATTCCGACCTTTCGTTTGTGGACAACGGCTTCCTCGCAGAGTTCGTGGCCTACAATTCCCGTGACC CTTGTCCAGGCCAATTCACCTGCAAGACCGGCCGTTGCATTGAGCTCAAGAGACGCTGCGATGGCTGGAACGACTGCCCAGACGGCAGCGATGAACTAAATTGCA aCTGCACCGAGAAGCAGTTCCGATGCAACAACGGCTGGTGCAAGCCGAAATTCTGGGTCTGCGATGGCGTCAACGACTGCGGGGACATGAGCGATGAGCTCCAGTGCC AATGCCCGGATAATAACTTCAAATGCAGCAACGGCAAATGCATTTCGGAGTCCAAGAAATGTGACGGCAAAGACGACTGCGGCGACGGCAGCGATGAAGGGGAATGCAGCTCAG TTGTCACAGTCCCCTGCCAAGAATACACTTACAAGTGTCGGAATAACCTGTGCGTGAGCAAGAAGAACCCCGAGTGTGACGGAGTGCAGGACTGTCAGGATAACTCGGATGAAGACAACTGCG ACTGTGGCACACGCAGCTTCACAAAGAAATCCCGGATTGTCGGAGGGACCGATGCGGAGGCGGGCGAGTGGCCGTGGCAGGTTAGCTTACACGCCTCAAACGAGGGTCACGCCTGCGGAGCCTCCGTGATATCTCAGAAGTGGCTGGTGACGGCGGCACACTGCTTTCAGGATAAAAACCTTGAAAG GTACTCTGATCCCAAGCGCTGGACGGCATTCATGGGGCTTCTCAGCCAGCAGGACACGGGCAGCCCCAACGTTCAGAAGCGGGGCATCAAGCGCGCCATCCAGCACCCAGCCTTCAATGACTTCATCTATGACTACGACATCGCCGTGGCGGAACTGGACAGCCCGATCACCTTTACCAAGTACGTCCAGCCCATCTGCCTGCCCGATACCTCACATGACTACCCGGCAGGCAAGGTCATCCACGTGACCGGATGGGGAGCCACTCAAGAAGAGG GTCCTGGCGCCGTCATTCTGCAGAAGGCGGAAATCCGCGTGATCAACCAGACTGTATGCAGGCCACTGCTGACCAGTCCGTTGACTTCACGCATGATCTGCGTCGGTGTCCTGGAGGGAGGAGTCGACGCCTGCCAG GGAGACTCCGGCGGGCCGCTTACCAGCACCGAGGCCAACAACAAGATGTTCCTTGCCGGTTTGGTGAGCTGGGGGGAAGGGTGCGCCCGACGGAACAAGCCCGGAGCCTACACCCGGGTCCCTCTGTTTCGGAACTGGATCCGAGAGACGACGGGGGTGTAG